GCCGCTCGCGCGACAGCGGCAAGAAGGCCAACGAATAAGAGTGCCGAGGCCCGCGTTCGCAATTTCTACGGAGTCCGTTGGATTTTGCACGCTTCTAGAGACGCCACGGCCCTGCTCTTGCCAGCGAGCCGCCTCTTATCCTCTTGGCGAAGCGACGAGCTTTTCGAGGCTGGCCCAATGCCGCGGATGCGGCACCTTGGCGCCAGACCGGATGCGCGAGCAGGCTGCGAGCGATAAGCCCGTCGCCGCTGCGATCTCCTTGAGCGAGAAGGCATCGAGCCTAGGCGCGATCTCGCGTTTGAACCACGCCTCGTCGCGCTGGCCCGGATGCTCGCGCGCCCAGCTGCGATTGCGGCGATGGCCCTCGGCGATCGCCTCGCCTCGCGCGCGGTTCACGACGGCGCTGCGGCGCGGATCGTCGCCTGCGGCGGCTTGTGCCGCGAGGGCTTTGCGCGCGGCTGAGATCGCACGGAGACCGTGCTCCCGGCGTACCCTTGGCATGCACGCGTCGCAATGCCGGCGCCTGCGCTTGAGCACCGGTTCGCCGCACATCGCGCACGCGATCGGTGAGCTTGGACGCGCTTCGACGGTTGGCGTACCCCATGCTCGCGTTGCATACGGCCGCGGCTGCGAGGCCTTGCGAGGCGTTGCGAGCAGCGGCGACCGCTCTGGACCGGGAATGCTTCGCCGCTTATTTACGCTCTTAGCGGAAACGGTGCGAGGCGCTGCGTGCTTGCCGAGTAGGGATTCACGGAAGGCTTGTGCGAGGCGTGCCGCGATCGGCCGCAGGCATTCGCGCCAATGCGGCAATGTGAGTGCGAGTTCGTGCGTTAGCGGCGCGGCGATCCGGCAAATGCCGTTCGGCAGCTCGCCGAAATCGCGAGCAGTGAACGTCCGATCTTCCAGCAGGTCGAGCAGAAAGGCGTCTACATCCGCGCGTACCGGTTCCATGGTGTCGAGCGCGAGCGAATCCCGATTCCGCTGATCGGCGTGCAGGCAGCCCATTTGCGGATCGCAGCCGTGGGCGAGGAGTGCGAGGCGAGCTTCGGACTCCACGCAGGCGAGGAGGTAGTTCCTCATGGCGTTGAGCGGCGAGGTAGCAGCGCGAGGCGCTCCGGTTAGTACTGAAGCGCGAGAATCAGTGCGCAGCCACCTTGCGGGGATGCGTGCGAGGTCGCTAGCGCGGAAGCGAATCCGCACGTCGCGCCAGGCCGGGAAATACAGCGCCGCGGCATTCGCTTCGATCACGCGCACCTGCTCGATCGAATCGGCTGATGCGAGCAAGCCTCGCAGCTTGTCGAACTCGCGCAGGTCGACGCCGAGCCGAACCAAGATGCCGCGCTGGCTGTCGAGTTTGCCAGCGATCAGCTCGCGCGCGATCGCGAGGTCCATGCCGTTCGCGACGGCGAGCGCCTGCGCGCGGCGGATCGGATGGCCGTCGTAGCCGAATGGCGCCGAGTGTGCGAGTACCTCGCCATCGCGGCCGATCTGCACCAACGCGGCGCCGATGCCTCGCAGCCATGCGAGCGCCTCTAGGGTGACGAAGCCTGCGTGGCCGATCAGAACGAGGCGCTCAAGGCCGCAGCCCGCGCGGTCGAGCGTCAGCGATCGGCGCTGCCTGCCGATCCCGTCCTCGACGCGCAGCTTACCGCGCCTCACGACGCGCAGCGCAATGCCGTAGCCGTCCACGACCAGGACGCCGGCACGGACTTGCAGCGGGGGATATAACGAAGTACTCTGCTCTTGCATCTGGAGCTAACTCCTCCATGGTGCGACGCCTCCGGTCCGCCACTAACGGGCCGGGGGCATCTTTAGTTGTTATGTGTTTTCGTCTATTTGAAAGTCTTCAGCGCTCGGCATTGCCGTGCGTTGCCATTTCCAGATGTCCTCGTCGAACATGTTGCTCTCCACTGGCTCCCCGAGGAAACCACCTTGCTT
This DNA window, taken from Candidatus Binatia bacterium, encodes the following:
- the cas1 gene encoding CRISPR-associated endonuclease Cas1; translated protein: MQEQSTSLYPPLQVRAGVLVVDGYGIALRVVRRGKLRVEDGIGRQRRSLTLDRAGCGLERLVLIGHAGFVTLEALAWLRGIGAALVQIGRDGEVLAHSAPFGYDGHPIRRAQALAVANGMDLAIARELIAGKLDSQRGILVRLGVDLREFDKLRGLLASADSIEQVRVIEANAAALYFPAWRDVRIRFRASDLARIPARWLRTDSRASVLTGAPRAATSPLNAMRNYLLACVESEARLALLAHGCDPQMGCLHADQRNRDSLALDTMEPVRADVDAFLLDLLEDRTFTARDFGELPNGICRIAAPLTHELALTLPHWRECLRPIAARLAQAFRESLLGKHAAPRTVSAKSVNKRRSIPGPERSPLLATPRKASQPRPYATRAWGTPTVEARPSSPIACAMCGEPVLKRRRRHCDACMPRVRREHGLRAISAARKALAAQAAAGDDPRRSAVVNRARGEAIAEGHRRNRSWAREHPGQRDEAWFKREIAPRLDAFSLKEIAAATGLSLAACSRIRSGAKVPHPRHWASLEKLVASPRG